The following DNA comes from Cellulomonas soli.
TCGGTGGCCCAGCTGCTGCCGGGCTCGCAGATCGTCGTGGTGACCACACCGCAGGTCGCCGCCGCCGAGGTGGCCGAGCGCGCCGGCTCGGTGGCCGTGCAGACGCGCCAGCACGTGGTCGGCGTGGTGGAGAACATGGCCTGGCTGGACCAGCCGGACGGCTCGCGGCTGGAGCTGTTCGGCTCGGGCGGCGGGCAGCGGGTGGCGCAGAACCTGTCGACGCTGACCGGGACGAGCGTGCCGGTGCTGGGCCAGGTGCCGCTCGACGTGCGGGTCCGCGAGGCCGGGGACGGGGGCACGCCCGTGGTGCTGAGCGACCCGGGCTCGACGGGTGCGCTCGCCATGCGCGCGATCGCCCGCCAGCTCGCCTCGCAGCAGCGAGGTCTGGCCGGACGGGCGTTGGGGCTCTCCCCCGTCTGATGCCCGACTGACCTGCAGGATCGGGGTGCTGCGCCCCGTCCCGCACATCGTCGAACACACCCGCACGTCCGGCCTGTTGGTTCTTGTTCGTTTCTGGCGCATACTGGTGACGTGCTCGCGAGTCAACGGCAGGACCGCATCCTCGCCGACGTGCGCACGCACGGAGCCGTCCGCGTCGCCGACCTCGTCGAGCAGCTCGACGTCTCCGACATGACGATCCGGCGCGACATCGCCGAGCTGGCCCGCGCCGGGCTCGTCCGTCGCGTGCACGGCGGTGCCGTCGCGGGCGACGCCGGGCTGCCCAGCCGCCCCACCGACGAACCCGGGTTCGAGGCCAAGCGCGGTCACGCCCAGGCCGAGAAGCAGGCCATCGCCCGCGCGGCCGCCGCCGGCATCGAACCCGGTCAGGCCGTCGCGATCTCCGCCGGGACCACGACCTACCTCCTCGCCGAGGCCATCGCCGCCGACCCCGCCCTGCGACCGCTGACCGTCGTGACCAACGCCCCGCGCGTCGCCGACCTCCTGCACCACGCCCCCACGGGGAACGGGCCGCTCGAGGTCATCCTCACCGGCGGCACCCGCACCCCGTCCGACGCGCTCGTCGGGCCCGTCGCCGAGGCCGCGCTCGCCGGGCTGCGGGTCGACCGGGCGTTCCTGGGCGTGCACGGCCTCGACGCCGACGGGGTCACCACGCCCAACCTCGCCGAGGCAGCCGCCGACCGTGCCCTGGCCGCCTGCGCGACCACCACGACCGTGCTCGCCGACCACACCAAGTGGGGCGTCGTCGGGCTCGCACGCATCGTGCCGCTCGACCAGGTCGACACCCTGGTCACCGACGCGCTCCTGCCCGCCTCGGCCCGCGCCACGCTGCGCGAGGCCGTCGGCGAGCTCGTCGTCGTGACCACCGACGCACCCGCGGCGGTCCCTGCCGTCCCCGAACCCGCAGTCCCCGAACCTGCTCTCCCTGAACCCGGCGAGGCCGCACCCGCGGTCGACCCGCACCCGCAGGGCCGCCCTGCACCCGTCCCCTCCCGCACCACCGACACCACCCCCGGAGACCCCCGGTGACCAGTCCTGGCCCCGCACAGCCCACGCAGCCCCCGCAGACCTCGGTCCTGCTCCCCACCGGCGACGACGCCGTCCGCGTGACACCCACGCGGCTGGCCGACGGCCGCGAGCTGCTCTACTTCGACGACACGCAGGCCTACGTCTCCGGCGCGCAGACCCGCCGCCTCGACGACCCCCGCCCGCTGCCCGACAGGTTCGCGCCGGTCGTCGGCGAGGACGGCGTGGCCCGCCCCGTCACCGGGCCCGAGCTGCGCCGCGACCCGCTCACCGGCGAGTGGATCGCGATGGCGGCGCACCGCATGAACCGCACGTTCCTGCCGCCCGCCGACGCCAACCCGCTCGCCCCCGCCAAGCCCGGCGCGGCGTACCAGGACGGCGAGATCCCGGCCGAGGACTACGACGTCGTCGTCTTCGAGAACCGCTTCCCCTCGCTCATGGCCGTGC
Coding sequences within:
- a CDS encoding DeoR/GlpR family DNA-binding transcription regulator, with product MLASQRQDRILADVRTHGAVRVADLVEQLDVSDMTIRRDIAELARAGLVRRVHGGAVAGDAGLPSRPTDEPGFEAKRGHAQAEKQAIARAAAAGIEPGQAVAISAGTTTYLLAEAIAADPALRPLTVVTNAPRVADLLHHAPTGNGPLEVILTGGTRTPSDALVGPVAEAALAGLRVDRAFLGVHGLDADGVTTPNLAEAAADRALAACATTTTVLADHTKWGVVGLARIVPLDQVDTLVTDALLPASARATLREAVGELVVVTTDAPAAVPAVPEPAVPEPALPEPGEAAPAVDPHPQGRPAPVPSRTTDTTPGDPR